One stretch of Armigeres subalbatus isolate Guangzhou_Male chromosome 2, GZ_Asu_2, whole genome shotgun sequence DNA includes these proteins:
- the LOC134210564 gene encoding dynein regulatory complex protein 10-like — protein sequence MEQEFARTITSTRWTEDAAFGGQDPPFGRALDFQQRKKWIDLVIKELKDNLKLFFSVLIGVQNLRSRQQQAELWGEITELLKLDANDMVEGLKRIYQKRKLSTYEIPEKYDHILQAVRNLGDKLPIEKELLLPFKRQSHSEDKLEWITAILANRARMRNLKKRIHLMHAAIEETNLENFALTDRSRREVGEIIEESELKLTDAKLADDVAFAQLQKQSAKKNLDLDQNNEYRDLCDEHNQKRRKITKLTVQLQLWMKKYDKFVGEPMKEIKVLEDEVDQFMEWTETVYEPEMEKYNQLKVSVEMFEMERFEEQVEMFKKEHAARVIQRAWRAAQEKRKSKKSKKKKGKKGTKGKSKK from the exons atggaGCAGGAATTCGCAAGAACAATCACATCTACAAGATGGACAGAAGATGCTGCATTTGGAGGACAAGATCCACCATTTGGGCGTGCTTTAGACTTTCAACAACGAAAGAAATGGATCGACCTTGTCATTAAAGAACTCAAAGATAATCTGAAACTGTTTTTCTCCGTTCTGATCGGTGTTCAAAATTTACGTAGTAGACAACAGCAAGCTGAACTATGGGGCGAAATCACTGAGTTATTGAAATTGGATGCAAATGACATGGTTGAAGGACTGAAGCGAATTTACCAAAAGCGTAAACTGTCTACATATGAG ATTCCAGAAAAGTATGATCACATTCTGCAAGCAGTTCGAAACCTTGGTGACAAACTGCCGATCGAGAAAGAACTACTCTTGCCCTTCAAACGACAATCTCATTCAGAAGATAAGCTAGAATGGATCACGGCCATCCTAGCGAACAGAGCAAGAATGCGGAATCTGAAGAAACGAATCCACTTGATGCATGCCGCTATCGAGGAAACCAATCTGGAGAATTTCGCGTTGACCGACCGAAGTCGTCGGGAAGTTGGGGAGATCATTGAGGAGTCCGAACTGAAGCTTACGGATGCTAAACTAGCGGATGACGTTGCGTTCGCACAGCTTCAGAAACAGTCAGCCAAGAAAAATCTAGACTTGGATCAAAACAACGAGTATCGGGATTTGTGCGACGAACACAACCAGAAGCGCCGAAAGATAACGAAACTCACGGTACAGTTGCAACTGTGGATGAAAAAGTACGACAAGTTCGTCGGCGAACCAATGAAGGAAATAAAGGTGCTGGAGGATGAAGTCGATCAGTTTATGGAATGGACGGAGACAGTCTACGAGCCGGAGATGGAGAAATACAACCAGCTGAAGGTTAGCgtcgaaatgtttgaaatggAGCGGTTTGAAGAACAAGTTGAGATGTTCAAGAAGGAGCACGCAGCTCGTGTTATACAGAGGGCATGGAGAGCGGCGCAAGAGAAACGCAAGAGCAAGAAGTCGAAGAAGAAAAAGGGGAAGAAAGGAACGAAGGGAAAGAGTAAAAAATAA